GATGGTTGGGAAAGATTCGGCAGTCTCAGGATTCCAAGCATTTTCAGTTGCCATAACTTCTACCACAGTTTTACTATCCTGACTCAGCTTGCCCAGCAGCAAACCACAACACTCATCCGGGTAAGTGCTTTCTGCATGGCTGCGGATGAACTGGAGATGCTCAGGGCAGAGTTTTAGAACCATTAATGACACCAAATTGAGAGACAGGGTAGCTTTCAGAGCAGGGTGAGAAAGATTAACTATTACCAATCCAGAATCTAAAATCCATCAGTGGGCTTTCCCAGCGCCTAGATACAGTTCTCCCACCTTTGGATCATTCAGTAACTCTAACCCAGGGCCAGAAAAGCGATCGCGCCCAGTATCTAGTACGTAACCTCGATGTGCCATCTCTAAGGCTTTTCGCGCATTTTGCTCTACCAGCACAATGGCTGTGCCCACCTGGTTAATTTGTTGAATTTGTTCAAACACACTATTTACCAGCACGGGTGACAGTGCGGCACTTGGTTCATCCAACAGTAACAAATTAGGTTCGAGCATCAAAGCTTTTCCCATTGCTAGCATCTGGCGTTCTCCCCCAGAGAGAGTGCCAGCACGTTGACGGCGACGCTTAGCTAGGGCAGGAAAGGTAGCAAAGATTTTATCCTTCAACGGAGCTAAAGAAATGGTACGAATATACGCCCCCATTTCTAAATTCTCTTCCACACTGAGGGAGGGAAACACGTTGGCTAGCTGCGGCACGTAACCCATTCCTCGTTGGACGATTTGATTTGACTTTAAGCCTGCAATATTCTCGCCTTTGAAGGTGATTCTGCCCTGATGGGGGTTCAATAGCCCAAAGATGGTTTTTGCCAAGGTAGATTTTCCCGCACCATTGGGACCAATCACTGCAACTAATTCACCCGGTAAAACACGGAAATTCACACCTTGAAGGATATCCAAATCTTTAACATACCCAGCCCAGACATCCTCAACTTCTAATAAGGGCACAGAATCGTTCATACTAAGCGTTGAGTAAAAAGAATGAAGGTTGAAGTATGAATATTATCCTTCAACCTTCATCTTTCTTTCATTCCTTTAGCCTTCTCATTACTTTGGCGTTTTCTGTAAATCGGGTCGTTCTTCTGGAACGATCGCCTCTTCTACTGGACAGACTTGAATACAAATGCCGCAATCTATACAGGTGGTAAAGTCAATCCAGTACCAATCATTCCCCTTAGCATTTTTGGCTGGACCTGGGTGAATGCAAGCAACGGGACAGGCATCAACGCAATCGGCAACACCTTCACAGATTTCAGTAACAATTGTGTGCGCCATCGTGTTCTCTCTCTAGTTATTCTTTTGAAAAAGCGTTAATCTATTTTTCTTCAGTCTAGCAAAAAATCAATCAGTGATTTAATTTTGCTTTGAAGATGTATTTTGACCCTGACAAGGTAGCATATTTTTAAACTTTAATTCTTTCATCTTTCATAATAGTTACCATAGATAATTTATAATGCTTAAACTATAACTGTATGTTTGAATACCTAGAAAACTACATTGAAGTGCTTTCTGAATCTAAGTAAAAGCTAGTGTTGAGCTATACAATTTTGATTTTAGATTTTGGATTGTGAAAGTTCTACCAGTAGGTAGTTCGGCAATTTAAATACTGCAAAAAAACAAAATCGTTTTGTTTCCATTTATAAATCAAAAAAGTATTTAAGGAGTTATCTATATAAATCAGATTCTCCTAGTTTATTTTTTAAACAAAGAGTAGCAAAATATTGATTTCTAGAGTTTTTTAGTAAAATTGTAGAAAATTATTTCATCCCAAT
This window of the Chroococcidiopsis sp. CCMEE 29 genome carries:
- a CDS encoding ABC transporter ATP-binding protein, which gives rise to MNDSVPLLEVEDVWAGYVKDLDILQGVNFRVLPGELVAVIGPNGAGKSTLAKTIFGLLNPHQGRITFKGENIAGLKSNQIVQRGMGYVPQLANVFPSLSVEENLEMGAYIRTISLAPLKDKIFATFPALAKRRRQRAGTLSGGERQMLAMGKALMLEPNLLLLDEPSAALSPVLVNSVFEQIQQINQVGTAIVLVEQNARKALEMAHRGYVLDTGRDRFSGPGLELLNDPKVGELYLGAGKAH
- a CDS encoding ferredoxin family protein encodes the protein MAHTIVTEICEGVADCVDACPVACIHPGPAKNAKGNDWYWIDFTTCIDCGICIQVCPVEEAIVPEERPDLQKTPK